The following is a genomic window from Acidimicrobiales bacterium.
GGCCGGAGCGATCCTGGTGAGCCGCCGGAGCGCGTGAGCCGCGCACGCGACCACGCTCCTCGCCATCGCGCGAGCGGCCGTGGACCGTCGTCGGCGGGGCGTCCGGCGACGGTCCCGGTCGACCGCTACGTCCCCCGGCACGCAGCCGGGGGACGAGGTCGTCGGCCCCGCCGGCGCGGCGGGCCGCCCGTGGCGCTGCTCCTCGCCGTGGCGGGGCTGCTGGTGGCGGGGGCAGTAGCCGGCGTGGCCGTGGTCGGGCAGTCCTCCGACCGCCGTCCGAGCGTCGAAGCCGTAGCCGGTGACGGGGCCATCGCCCTCCCCGAGGTCGAGCGGCCGGCCCGCCCGACCGGTGCCGGGGCGCCGGAGCTGGTGGTGCCGGCCCCGTCGCCGCCGGCGCGGGTGGTCATCCCGGGGATCGGCGTCGCTTCCGACCTGGAGGATCTGGCGATGGGCGACGACGGCAAGCTGCGCGCCCCGGTCGACTACCGCGTGGCGGGCTGGTTCGCCGCCGGGACCCAGCCCGGTCAGCCGGGGCCGGCGGTGATCGCCGGCCACGTCGACTCGCCGGACGGGCCGGCGGTGTTCGCCCGGCTCGCCGAGCTGGCCCCCGGCGACGAGGTGCTGGTCGACCGGGCCGACGGCAGCCAGGTGCGCTTCCGGGTGACCGGCGTGGAGAGCTACCCGAAGGAGCAGTTCCCGACCGCCGGCGTGTACGGTCCGGTGCCCGGCGCCGAGCTGCGCCTCGTCACCTGCGACGGGGCCTTCGACCGCTCGATCGGCCACTACCTCGACAACCTCGTGGTCTACGCGGTGGTCGACGGCACGCCGGTGCTGGGATGAACCCCCAAGGACCCGATGCCTGACCCGACCGCCGACGTCGTGGCGCTGTGGCGCCTGCAGCACGCCTACGCCGACATCGTGACCCGCCGCGCCTGGCCCGAGCTCCACGACCTGTTCCTGGCCACCACCACGGTCCTGGTCGACACGGTGACGGCGCCGGCCCGCACCTTCACCGGCCCCGACGAGCTGGGCGGCTTCATCGGGGCCGCCATCGAGCGCTACGACCACTTCGCCTTCGTGATCCTCAACGCCGTGGTCGACGTGGAGGGCGACGATCGCGACGCGGCCACCGGTCGCATCTTCATGACCGAGATCCGCCACGAGGCCGCGACGGACGACTGGCACC
Proteins encoded in this region:
- a CDS encoding class F sortase, whose product is MALLLAVAGLLVAGAVAGVAVVGQSSDRRPSVEAVAGDGAIALPEVERPARPTGAGAPELVVPAPSPPARVVIPGIGVASDLEDLAMGDDGKLRAPVDYRVAGWFAAGTQPGQPGPAVIAGHVDSPDGPAVFARLAELAPGDEVLVDRADGSQVRFRVTGVESYPKEQFPTAGVYGPVPGAELRLVTCDGAFDRSIGHYLDNLVVYAVVDGTPVLG
- a CDS encoding nuclear transport factor 2 family protein; the encoded protein is MPDPTADVVALWRLQHAYADIVTRRAWPELHDLFLATTTVLVDTVTAPARTFTGPDELGGFIGAAIERYDHFAFVILNAVVDVEGDDRDAATGRIFMTEIRHEAATDDWHQAYGLYQDDYQRVDGRWWFAARRYRSLARTGPVPAVPGLPSDLPPASR